The following coding sequences are from one Seonamhaeicola sp. ML3 window:
- a CDS encoding LamG domain-containing protein yields the protein MKTLIKQCWGIAVVLCFSMSFVSHAQTVIDSEDFESGSFSGTIWNDGGSKCKIKDDYKMSGEYCVELKEDDSSSNTYSDDIDLTAYTSVTIEFDFKTKKFDSGEEFFVEFSDDGGNTWESTPILQYSNGTDFNNNTTYSNITATANNSTYTFTSNSKFRFRSDSDSGDEKIYIDDIVITGYGSTSGDDDDDDDDDDEDDDDEDDDEDDDDDDDEDDEDDDDDDDEDDDDDEDDDDDEDDDDEDDGSSGTETTIDSEDFEGGSFPYNIWQDGGDNAVMTSYYAISGSYSPYIRGNTSSSLIYTSNLDLTGYDSVTIEFDYSAWGYDNGEDFFLEFSEDGGASWDSTPVLQYVMGTDFTNYYTYTDVTVTAEASTYNFTSTSRFRFRSNSSSTYEDITLDNIELTGFASSSSGGGTSADECDPVASGNTDTDGDGVSDVCDVDDDNDGILDTIECENLLIDSGFDNKTGLNYGNNIGVDISPWILGGGDQANIVKVDGAGGYDYGNGGPFEDANPATGSGVDQYYLDIASGSNDFYQSFTVAYDALLSYGGYFSSRDGLTGTARLRIFTGSSGSSGTLVADSGTFSVSPTGGDSSNTPWQFFDDTVDVSAGTYSFVVSMDNHMNFDEGYAGACLDRDDDGFYDYIDIDSDNDGIPDNIEGQSTFGYILPSGTVNTSGSYKGLWDNYGTGITPEDTDSDSTPDYLDLNSDNDMFNDDDENGMNNSNTAADKDNDGLGNSYETNGINDSVWDVNEDIEDPTDLSILPDSDSDLTTGGDLDYRDVFTVTQVGSASLDFDGVDDYLNGSSVINGLSNVTIMAWIKIDSDNAGATKNTIAGEDIACRLFVEDGNEIEFSIRTSAGVLNIVGGTEINYEEWHHVAGVFSSTTGEQKIYIDGEIVETDTNSSNIGETISPSSDWTGDFEVGRISSSVSDREYFKGAIDEVRVFNVALTDSQIQNMIYQEIENSSNNVAGVIVPKDIIDNDSKATIAWNSLVAYYPMTDITESIVSDNSDNNYALTMHNITTVMSQTAPMPYRTSGDGSWTSESAWQYGNVWDIEGVSSSREWCIVKIENDISISSSISTYGLIIDSGKTLTVSGSNLVKNTGYFELNGTLDLMNDSQLVQTNTSDLVTSTDGKTLRRQEGTPSAYWYNYWTAPVGVTAATTLVDNNATTNNPNNTAFSVGMLKDESGFDFQFTNGHTASGNLSTYWFYSYKNGKTYWDWSKLSTSSSIEPGVGYTSKGTGVLSVDQQYIFQGKPNNGTILVNVSDVGGPGSVQNVSKTQCLLGNPYPSALDIHTFIDDNVSVIDGTLQLWQQWSGSSHNLNEYNGGYAQVNKLGSTRAYQFVGINGEHNGSQDGTLVPSRYLPIGQGFMVEIIADGNVEFNNAQRIFVLEEDADGSYDNGSVFLKNTKSKSKGGSASKTVTSSEISPFKKIRLAFSSVEGPETNRELLLGFSNTTSDEFDYGYDSECDEVNNNDLNLNLEGKNMNIQAYGALTEDKIIPLNFKSSGSNTFEIKITDLENIDENQDIYIKDNLTNSYFDLSNGMAYSFSSEQGKFNERFEIVFQSQQQSLSTAEASFEENFIYYLNSRRRIYVKKVSASVTRMSLISMTGQTVMELQDVPYELLSNGIEIPNVASGGYIACFRTDDNQVLTKKIVVN from the coding sequence ATGAAAACTCTTATTAAACAGTGTTGGGGCATTGCAGTAGTATTATGTTTCTCAATGTCGTTTGTCTCTCATGCACAAACGGTAATAGACTCTGAAGATTTCGAATCTGGAAGTTTTTCGGGAACTATTTGGAATGATGGTGGTTCCAAATGTAAAATTAAGGACGATTACAAAATGTCTGGTGAATATTGTGTTGAGCTAAAGGAAGATGACAGTAGCTCAAATACTTATTCAGATGATATAGATTTAACAGCTTACACATCTGTAACCATTGAGTTTGATTTTAAAACAAAGAAGTTTGATTCTGGTGAAGAGTTTTTTGTTGAGTTTTCCGATGACGGAGGAAATACATGGGAAAGTACGCCTATATTGCAATATTCCAATGGAACAGATTTCAATAATAATACTACATATTCCAATATAACAGCAACCGCTAACAATTCAACTTACACTTTTACTTCGAATTCTAAGTTTAGATTCAGATCAGATTCAGATTCAGGAGATGAAAAAATTTATATTGATGATATTGTTATCACCGGTTATGGCAGTACTTCAGGTGACGATGACGACGATGACGACGATGACGATGAAGACGACGATGACGAAGATGATGACGAAGATGATGACGACGATGACGATGAGGACGATGAGGACGATGATGATGACGACGATGAAGACGATGATGATGATGAAGATGATGATGACGACGAAGATGATGATGATGAAGATGATGGTTCTTCAGGAACAGAAACTACAATAGATTCTGAAGATTTTGAAGGAGGAAGCTTTCCATATAATATTTGGCAAGACGGTGGAGATAATGCTGTAATGACTTCTTATTATGCAATTTCTGGTTCTTATAGTCCATATATCCGAGGGAATACAAGCAGTTCACTCATATATACAAGTAATTTGGACCTCACAGGCTATGACTCGGTAACTATCGAGTTCGATTACTCGGCATGGGGTTATGATAACGGCGAAGATTTTTTCCTGGAGTTTTCAGAAGATGGAGGTGCCAGTTGGGACAGTACGCCAGTTTTGCAATATGTTATGGGGACCGATTTTACCAACTACTACACCTATACCGATGTTACAGTTACTGCAGAAGCTTCAACATATAATTTTACATCAACCTCAAGATTTAGATTTAGATCAAATAGTTCATCGACTTACGAAGATATAACGCTCGATAATATTGAACTAACAGGTTTTGCAAGTTCAAGTTCGGGAGGTGGAACTAGCGCAGATGAATGCGATCCGGTAGCTTCCGGTAATACAGATACGGATGGTGATGGTGTTAGTGATGTTTGTGATGTTGATGATGATAATGATGGAATTTTAGATACCATAGAGTGTGAAAATCTCTTAATAGATAGTGGATTTGATAATAAAACAGGCCTAAACTATGGTAACAATATAGGCGTGGATATTTCACCTTGGATTTTAGGAGGTGGTGACCAAGCCAATATTGTAAAAGTAGACGGTGCAGGAGGCTATGATTATGGAAATGGTGGTCCGTTTGAAGACGCCAATCCAGCTACTGGTTCTGGTGTGGATCAGTATTATTTAGACATTGCCTCTGGTTCCAACGATTTTTATCAGTCGTTTACCGTAGCATACGATGCTCTATTATCGTATGGAGGTTATTTTTCATCTCGCGATGGGCTAACAGGTACGGCTCGTTTAAGAATATTTACCGGTAGTTCAGGTAGTTCAGGAACCTTGGTTGCCGATAGTGGTACGTTTTCTGTAAGCCCTACTGGAGGGGATTCCTCGAATACGCCATGGCAATTTTTTGATGATACTGTTGATGTTTCTGCAGGTACTTATTCTTTTGTGGTAAGTATGGATAACCATATGAATTTTGACGAAGGTTATGCCGGTGCTTGTTTAGACAGGGATGACGATGGTTTTTACGACTACATTGATATAGACAGTGATAATGATGGTATTCCAGATAATATTGAAGGACAATCAACTTTCGGGTATATTTTACCTAGTGGTACTGTAAATACTTCAGGGTCTTACAAAGGATTGTGGGATAACTATGGAACAGGAATAACACCAGAAGATACAGATTCCGACTCAACGCCAGATTACTTAGATTTGAACAGTGATAATGACATGTTTAATGATGATGATGAAAATGGAATGAATAATTCGAACACTGCAGCAGATAAGGATAATGATGGATTAGGGAATTCATACGAAACAAATGGTATAAATGATTCTGTTTGGGATGTTAATGAAGATATAGAAGACCCAACAGATTTATCGATTCTTCCGGATTCTGATTCTGATTTAACAACAGGAGGAGATTTGGATTATAGAGATGTTTTTACAGTCACTCAGGTAGGGTCTGCTTCTTTAGATTTTGATGGTGTCGATGATTACTTAAACGGTAGTAGTGTTATTAATGGATTGAGTAATGTTACCATAATGGCGTGGATTAAGATTGATTCTGATAATGCTGGTGCTACTAAAAACACTATTGCAGGTGAGGACATTGCTTGTAGGCTATTTGTTGAAGATGGTAATGAAATAGAGTTTAGTATTAGAACATCAGCAGGTGTTTTAAATATTGTTGGAGGTACCGAGATAAATTATGAAGAATGGCATCATGTAGCGGGTGTGTTTTCCTCTACAACGGGGGAGCAGAAAATTTATATAGATGGTGAAATCGTTGAAACAGATACTAATAGTAGCAACATAGGAGAAACCATCAGCCCGTCTTCAGATTGGACGGGAGATTTTGAAGTTGGTAGAATTTCTAGTTCTGTTTCAGATAGAGAATATTTTAAAGGAGCAATTGATGAGGTAAGGGTATTCAATGTTGCATTAACAGATTCTCAAATACAAAACATGATTTATCAGGAGATAGAAAACAGCTCTAACAATGTAGCTGGAGTAATTGTACCGAAAGATATTATTGACAATGATTCTAAAGCGACCATTGCATGGAATAGTTTGGTTGCATATTATCCTATGACAGATATAACCGAAAGTATAGTATCTGATAATTCTGATAATAATTATGCCTTAACAATGCACAATATTACCACAGTAATGAGTCAAACTGCACCAATGCCTTACAGAACATCAGGTGATGGTTCTTGGACTTCGGAGTCAGCTTGGCAATACGGAAATGTATGGGATATTGAGGGTGTTTCAAGCTCAAGGGAATGGTGTATTGTTAAAATTGAAAATGACATCAGTATCTCTTCATCAATATCAACATATGGTTTAATTATAGATAGTGGGAAAACGCTAACCGTAAGCGGAAGTAACTTAGTTAAGAATACAGGTTATTTTGAATTAAACGGGACTTTAGATTTAATGAACGATTCCCAATTGGTTCAAACAAACACGAGTGATTTAGTGACTTCGACCGATGGAAAGACACTCAGACGTCAAGAAGGTACACCTAGTGCTTATTGGTATAACTATTGGACAGCACCTGTTGGTGTAACTGCAGCTACAACTTTAGTAGATAATAATGCAACAACCAATAATCCTAATAACACTGCTTTTAGTGTAGGTATGTTAAAAGATGAGTCTGGTTTCGACTTTCAATTTACAAATGGTCATACAGCAAGTGGGAATTTGAGCACCTATTGGTTTTATTCTTACAAGAATGGTAAAACTTATTGGGACTGGTCAAAACTTAGCACATCATCAAGTATAGAACCTGGTGTGGGGTATACTTCTAAAGGAACAGGAGTTTTATCTGTAGACCAGCAATACATTTTTCAAGGTAAACCTAACAATGGTACCATTTTGGTAAACGTATCAGATGTTGGTGGTCCTGGTTCTGTACAGAATGTTTCTAAAACACAATGTCTCTTAGGTAACCCTTATCCATCTGCTTTAGATATTCATACCTTTATTGATGATAATGTTTCTGTTATTGATGGAACGCTTCAATTATGGCAACAGTGGAGTGGTTCATCTCATAACCTCAACGAATATAATGGAGGGTATGCACAAGTAAACAAACTAGGGTCTACCAGAGCTTATCAGTTTGTTGGCATTAACGGAGAACACAACGGTTCCCAAGATGGAACACTAGTACCATCTCGATATTTGCCAATTGGGCAAGGTTTTATGGTAGAAATCATTGCCGATGGTAATGTGGAATTTAATAATGCCCAACGTATTTTTGTATTAGAAGAAGACGCCGATGGAAGTTACGATAATGGATCTGTTTTCTTAAAAAACACTAAGTCTAAATCTAAAGGAGGTAGTGCTTCGAAAACAGTAACAAGTTCAGAAATTAGTCCGTTCAAAAAAATTCGCTTGGCGTTCTCTTCTGTTGAAGGTCCTGAAACTAATAGAGAATTATTGTTAGGATTTAGTAATACGACTTCAGATGAATTTGATTACGGCTATGATTCAGAATGTGATGAGGTAAACAATAATGATTTGAACCTTAACCTTGAAGGAAAGAATATGAATATTCAAGCCTATGGAGCGTTAACAGAAGACAAGATTATTCCCCTAAACTTTAAGTCATCGGGAAGTAATACCTTCGAAATTAAAATTACTGACTTAGAAAATATAGACGAAAATCAGGATATTTATATCAAGGATAACTTAACGAATTCTTATTTCGATTTGAGTAATGGAATGGCTTACAGTTTCTCTTCAGAACAAGGTAAGTTTAATGAACGATTCGAAATTGTATTCCAATCTCAACAACAATCGTTGAGTACAGCAGAAGCAAGTTTCGAAGAGAATTTTATTTACTATCTAAATAGTAGACGAAGAATCTATGTGAAAAAAGTGAGTGCTTCGGTTACAAGAATGTCGTTAATAAGTATGACTGGCCAAACCGTTATGGAATTACAAGATGTCCCTTACGAACTCTTAAGTAATGGCATAGAGATACCTAATGTTGCTTCTGGAGGCTATATTGCCTGTTTTAGAACAGACGATAACCAAGTACTTACCAAGAAAATAGTTGTGAACTAA
- the ileS gene encoding isoleucine--tRNA ligase encodes MSSKFPEYKGLDLPNVANEILQYWQENDIFKKSIASREGQESFVFFEGPPSANGLPGIHHVMARAIKDIFCRYKTQKGYQVKRKAGWDTHGLPIELGVEKELGITKEDIGKTISVEDYNAACRKAVMRYTDVWNNLTEKMGYWVDMDDPYITYEPKYMESVWWLLKQIYNKDLLYKGYTIQPYSPKAGTGLSSHELNQPGTYQDVTDTTVVAQFKIKPLSEQTLEVFPSGEDLDGAYFLAWTTTPWTLPSNTALTVGPKIDYVLVETFNQYTFEPIKVVLGKPLLAKQFAGKFTQVEDKSELENYNAGDKKIPYCIVSEFKGVDLVGITYEQLLPYALPNDNPENAFRVISGDFVTTEDGTGIVHTAPTFGADDALVAKQATPEVPPMLVKDEHGNLVPLVDLQGRFRPEMKELAGKYVKNEYYDDGEAPERSVDVEIAIKLKEENKAFKVEKYKHSYPNCWRTDKPILYYPLDSWFIKVTDVKDRMHELNQSINWKPKSTGEGRFGNWLANANDWNLSRSRYWGIPLPIWRTEDGKEALCIGSVEELKTEMQKATEAGVLSEDIFADFEVGNMSEENYAKLDLHKNIVDQITLVSLSGQPMKRESDLIDVWFDSGSMPYAQWHYPFENAELIDEGTTYPANFIAEGVDQTRGWFYTLHAIGTMVFDSVAYKNVVSNGLVLDKNGQKMSKRLGNAVDPFETLGNYGADATRWYMISNANPWDNLKFDLEGIEEVKRKFFGTLYNTYSFFSLYTNLDNFNYSEADIPLEERPELDRWILSELYTLIKKVDAYYADYEPTKAARAISDFTQDYLSNWFVRLSRRRFWKGDYQTDKISAYQTLYTCMVNIAKLGAPIAPFYMDKLYQDLNSVTKKETVESVHLANFPVYDESFVDKTLERKMESAQTISSLVLSLRAKEKIKVRQPLQKIMIPVDSDQQKQEILAVSDLIKHEVNVKEVELLEDASDILVKQIKPNFKVLGPRFGKDMKLVANAIRGFEATDIKKIEQTGNLDLDINGKNITLGLEDVEITSQDIEGWLVANEGTLTVALDVTISEDLRSEGIARELINRIQNLRKDSGFEVTDRIDVKLQKNEHIVNAVGSNMAYIKTETLADELEIIDKLDSGIEIAFDDINTKLFIQKH; translated from the coding sequence ATGAGCAGTAAATTTCCTGAATATAAAGGACTTGACTTGCCAAATGTAGCAAACGAGATACTACAATATTGGCAAGAAAACGACATCTTTAAAAAAAGTATTGCGTCTAGGGAAGGGCAAGAATCTTTCGTGTTTTTTGAAGGGCCACCATCGGCAAACGGATTGCCAGGAATCCACCATGTTATGGCGCGAGCTATTAAAGATATTTTTTGTCGTTATAAAACCCAAAAAGGGTATCAGGTAAAACGTAAAGCAGGATGGGACACGCATGGTTTGCCAATAGAACTCGGTGTTGAAAAAGAACTAGGCATTACCAAAGAAGATATTGGAAAAACAATTTCCGTTGAAGATTACAATGCTGCCTGTAGAAAGGCTGTAATGCGCTATACCGATGTTTGGAATAACCTAACTGAAAAAATGGGGTATTGGGTAGATATGGACGACCCATACATCACCTACGAGCCCAAATATATGGAAAGTGTTTGGTGGTTGTTAAAGCAGATTTATAATAAAGATTTGCTCTATAAAGGGTATACCATTCAACCATATTCTCCAAAAGCAGGTACAGGTTTGAGTTCCCATGAGTTGAATCAGCCAGGTACATACCAAGATGTTACAGATACAACCGTAGTGGCTCAGTTTAAGATTAAGCCATTGAGTGAGCAAACCTTAGAAGTCTTCCCTTCTGGGGAAGATTTAGATGGGGCTTATTTCTTAGCATGGACAACCACACCTTGGACCTTGCCTAGTAATACAGCATTGACTGTTGGACCAAAAATAGATTATGTTTTAGTTGAAACATTCAATCAATATACATTCGAACCAATCAAGGTAGTTTTAGGAAAACCCTTGCTGGCCAAACAATTTGCAGGTAAGTTCACTCAGGTTGAAGATAAATCTGAATTAGAAAATTACAATGCTGGTGACAAGAAAATCCCATATTGCATAGTAAGCGAATTTAAGGGAGTAGATTTAGTAGGCATTACTTATGAACAATTATTACCTTATGCGCTACCTAATGATAATCCAGAAAACGCTTTTAGGGTAATTTCTGGAGATTTTGTAACTACCGAAGACGGTACAGGTATTGTACACACGGCTCCTACTTTTGGTGCAGACGATGCCCTAGTAGCCAAACAAGCCACACCAGAAGTGCCACCTATGTTAGTGAAAGATGAGCATGGTAATTTGGTGCCATTGGTAGACCTGCAAGGGCGATTCCGACCAGAGATGAAGGAGTTAGCGGGTAAATACGTTAAGAACGAATATTATGATGATGGTGAAGCACCTGAGCGCTCTGTTGATGTTGAAATTGCCATCAAATTAAAAGAAGAAAATAAAGCCTTTAAGGTTGAAAAATATAAGCACAGCTATCCAAACTGTTGGCGTACTGATAAACCAATTCTTTACTATCCGTTAGATTCTTGGTTTATTAAAGTTACTGATGTTAAGGATCGTATGCACGAGCTCAACCAGTCTATAAACTGGAAGCCTAAAAGTACCGGTGAAGGTCGTTTTGGAAACTGGTTAGCGAATGCTAACGACTGGAACTTGTCTCGCTCACGTTATTGGGGTATCCCATTACCAATATGGCGAACCGAAGATGGTAAAGAAGCGTTATGCATTGGTTCTGTAGAAGAGTTAAAAACCGAAATGCAGAAAGCCACAGAGGCTGGTGTTTTAAGCGAAGATATTTTTGCCGATTTTGAAGTTGGTAATATGAGTGAAGAGAACTATGCCAAATTAGATTTACATAAAAACATTGTGGATCAAATTACATTAGTCTCTCTTTCGGGTCAACCAATGAAACGCGAAAGCGATTTAATAGATGTATGGTTCGATTCAGGTTCTATGCCTTATGCCCAGTGGCACTATCCGTTTGAAAACGCAGAATTAATAGATGAGGGCACCACCTATCCAGCAAATTTTATTGCAGAAGGTGTGGACCAAACACGAGGCTGGTTTTATACCTTACATGCCATCGGAACCATGGTATTCGATTCTGTAGCTTACAAAAATGTAGTGTCTAACGGACTGGTATTAGATAAGAACGGACAGAAAATGTCTAAGCGTTTAGGAAACGCCGTGGACCCCTTCGAAACTTTAGGGAATTACGGAGCCGATGCTACACGTTGGTACATGATTAGTAATGCCAACCCATGGGACAATCTAAAATTTGATTTAGAAGGTATAGAAGAGGTAAAGCGTAAATTTTTCGGAACACTTTATAATACTTATTCATTCTTTAGTTTGTATACCAATTTGGATAATTTCAATTATTCAGAGGCTGATATTCCATTAGAAGAAAGACCAGAACTTGACCGTTGGATACTTTCAGAATTGTATACGCTTATTAAGAAAGTAGATGCGTATTACGCAGATTACGAACCTACCAAAGCTGCAAGGGCAATTTCAGATTTTACTCAAGATTATTTAAGTAACTGGTTTGTACGTTTAAGTAGAAGACGTTTCTGGAAAGGAGATTATCAAACCGATAAAATCTCGGCATACCAAACATTGTATACCTGTATGGTAAATATTGCTAAGTTAGGAGCGCCAATTGCACCTTTCTACATGGACAAGCTATACCAAGATTTAAATTCGGTAACCAAAAAAGAAACTGTTGAAAGTGTGCATTTAGCCAATTTCCCAGTTTACGATGAAAGTTTTGTTGATAAGACTTTAGAACGTAAAATGGAAAGTGCACAGACCATATCGTCTCTTGTATTATCGTTGAGAGCTAAAGAAAAGATAAAAGTGCGTCAGCCATTACAAAAAATCATGATTCCTGTAGATAGTGATCAACAAAAGCAAGAGATTTTAGCGGTTTCAGATTTAATAAAACACGAAGTAAACGTTAAAGAAGTTGAGCTTTTAGAAGATGCCTCCGATATTTTAGTGAAGCAGATTAAGCCCAATTTTAAGGTGTTAGGACCACGTTTTGGAAAGGATATGAAGCTGGTTGCAAATGCCATTAGAGGTTTTGAAGCGACCGATATTAAAAAAATTGAACAAACTGGTAATTTAGACCTTGATATTAATGGAAAAAATATTACTTTAGGGCTTGAAGATGTAGAAATTACATCCCAAGACATTGAAGGCTGGTTAGTAGCTAACGAAGGTACTTTAACAGTCGCCCTAGATGTTACCATTTCTGAGGATTTACGAAGCGAGGGAATTGCGAGAGAACTTATCAACCGAATTCAAAATTTACGTAAAGATTCAGGTTTTGAAGTTACCGATCGAATAGATGTTAAACTTCAAAAAAACGAGCATATAGTTAATGCTGTAGGTTCTAATATGGCTTACATTAAAACGGAGACGTTAGCAGATGAGCTAGAAATAATTGATAAATTAGATAGTGGTATTGAGATTGCTTTTGATGATATAAATACCAAATTGTTTATACAAAAACATTAA
- a CDS encoding TraR/DksA C4-type zinc finger protein, producing MGATSARYSDADLEEFRALIQEKINKAQHDLELIKSAYMNDHNNGTDDTSPTFKAFDEGSEVMSKESNSQLAIRQEKFIRDLKNALIRIENKTYGICRVTGKLINKKRLELVPHATLSIEAKNMQK from the coding sequence ATGGGAGCAACAAGTGCTAGATATTCCGATGCGGATTTAGAAGAATTCAGAGCTTTAATACAGGAAAAAATTAATAAGGCTCAGCATGATTTAGAACTTATTAAAAGTGCTTACATGAATGATCATAACAACGGCACCGATGATACCTCACCTACTTTTAAGGCCTTCGATGAAGGTAGTGAAGTAATGAGTAAAGAATCGAATTCGCAATTAGCAATCCGTCAGGAAAAATTTATTCGTGACTTGAAAAATGCTTTAATTAGAATTGAAAACAAGACTTATGGTATTTGTAGAGTTACGGGAAAACTAATTAACAAAAAACGTTTAGAACTGGTACCTCATGCAACTCTAAGTATTGAGGCCAAGAACATGCAGAAATAA
- a CDS encoding lipoprotein signal peptidase has product MSIKKSIILIIIILLIDQISKIYIKTNFRLQESVEVFSWFQIYFIENDGMAWGTKISDIFSFVNDRTAKVALTLFRIVAICGIGYWLYDTTKKLKPNVLILAIALIFAGALGNIIDSVFYGVLFNDSYMDVASFLPEEGGYDSLLHGKVVDMLYFPLFEIDLPQWMPFYGGKRFNFFEPVFNIADMAISTGFIMLIVFNKKAFPKKES; this is encoded by the coding sequence ATGTCCATTAAAAAATCAATCATACTTATCATTATTATTTTACTTATTGATCAGATAAGCAAAATTTACATAAAGACTAATTTTCGTTTACAAGAAAGTGTAGAGGTGTTTAGTTGGTTTCAAATCTATTTTATAGAGAATGATGGTATGGCGTGGGGAACAAAAATTAGCGATATATTTTCATTTGTAAATGATAGAACAGCCAAAGTTGCATTAACATTATTTAGAATCGTAGCTATCTGTGGCATAGGTTATTGGCTCTATGATACCACAAAAAAATTAAAACCTAATGTTTTAATTTTGGCCATTGCTCTAATCTTCGCAGGTGCATTGGGTAATATTATCGACTCGGTATTTTATGGTGTCCTTTTCAACGACAGTTATATGGATGTTGCCAGTTTTTTACCTGAAGAAGGGGGATATGATTCTTTATTACACGGCAAAGTTGTAGATATGCTATATTTCCCTCTGTTTGAGATAGATTTACCACAATGGATGCCTTTTTACGGTGGTAAACGTTTCAACTTTTTTGAACCAGTTTTTAATATTGCCGATATGGCTATTAGCACTGGCTTTATCATGCTTATTGTTTTCAACAAAAAGGCATTTCCGAAGAAAGAAAGCTAG